The following are from one region of the Noviherbaspirillum sedimenti genome:
- a CDS encoding sugar dehydrogenase complex small subunit: protein MQRDDTGLSPADPTRRVLLAGLLSAYTASLIPWALAQPVVDADRGAFLAVSAILAGRQSLDAEQAKRLYDALTADDAAFPASTRSLLALINERKIDPLQLQQVLDDEKSPLAPLPRKIVTAWYLGIVGSGEKARVLAFENALNAQVVGDILKPPTYCYGVYGSWTKKPG from the coding sequence ATGCAACGCGACGATACAGGACTCTCCCCCGCCGATCCGACGCGCCGGGTATTGCTGGCGGGATTGTTGAGCGCCTATACCGCCTCTCTGATTCCCTGGGCTCTGGCGCAGCCGGTAGTCGATGCCGACCGCGGCGCATTCCTGGCGGTCTCCGCCATCCTCGCCGGTCGCCAGTCGCTTGATGCTGAGCAGGCAAAGCGCCTGTACGACGCCCTCACCGCCGACGACGCCGCTTTTCCGGCGTCGACACGCTCGTTATTAGCACTGATCAACGAGCGCAAGATCGATCCGCTGCAACTGCAGCAGGTACTGGACGATGAAAAGTCGCCGCTGGCGCCGCTGCCGCGCAAGATCGTCACCGCCTGGTACCTGGGCATTGTCGGCAGCGGCGAGAAGGCGCGCGTGCTGGCGTTCGAGAATGCGCTCAACGCGCAGGTCGTCGGGGATATCCTGAAACCGCCCACCTACTGCTATGGCGTGTATGGCAGCTGGACAAAAAAACCAGGTTGA